The segment CCCGTCAGTGGCATGGTGGGCCGTTACCCCGCCATCAACCTGATGGGCCGCGCGCCCCTCCCACCGCGCCCGAAGGCTTTCCTCACTCCGAAAAGTGAGCGTACGCGGTATTAGCGGGTGTTTCCACCCGTTATTCCCCACGGCAGGGCAGGTACGCACGTGTTCCTCAGCCGTTCGCCACTGCTGGACCGAAGCCCAGCCGTGCGACTTGCATGCATTAGGCACGCCGCCAGCGTTGATCCTGAGCCAGGATCAAACTCGTCATCAGTGGTGGAGTCTATTCCACACATCAATGACCTGCAATCTGGCTATCTAAACAGGTTCACGCATCACACGTCAATTGGTCAGGTGCAAAAGCTACATAGGCGACAAAAAATCGAGGGTGCTATGACACCGCTCGACGGATTGCCTATTGTAGTTGTCTGCTCTGTGTTGTACAGAACTAGACGTAGCGCTGTCATTGCGACAGCCAGTGAAGTGTACCACCGACACTCGCACTTGTCAAGCCGATTACTTCGGACTTGTTTATCCTGCTTTCACAGGGCTGTCATGAGAAGCTCATTGACAACGCGCGTTAGTTTACCACACACAAAAACTTTGTCAAGTCGTTTTTAATTTCATCTTTTAGCTCATTCCAGAGCGCTATTTCCACATTTCGCCTAGCGAACAGCCCACTCACGAGCAAACGCAATCATATCGGATAGCACACCCGCTGCGGTTACATCGGTCCCAGCGCCCGGACCGCGCACGCTCAATGGTCGCTCGGCGTAACGTCGCGTGTGGTACACAACCAGGTTATCCGGCCCGCGCAGGCTGCCAACGGGCGTATCAGGCATCACCGCCGCCAGGCCAACCTTGAGTCCAGCCGCCGATACCTGGGCGGTGTAGCGCATCGTTTTACCTTCGTCTGTCACAGCCGCCCACCGCTCGCGGTACTCTTGATCGAGCGAGGGAAGCTGCTGCATAGCCTCTTCGACGCCCAGATCCGCCAGCGCCGAGGGATACAACGACTCAACTGCCACATCTGCCAGCTCGAACGAGAGGCCGCTGGTGCGTGCCAGGATCAGCGCCTTACGCGCAACGTCCGTCCCACTCAGGTCGTCACGTGGGTCGGGCTCAGTCCATCCACGCTGGCGCGCATCGCGCACAGCCTCAGAGAAGGACACGCCCTGCTCAAGCTGACTCATCAGAAAGCCAAGCGTCCCACTAAAGCAGCCCTCGATGCGCTCGATCGAGTCGCCCGTGTCGAGGAGCGAGCGCAGCGTCGAGATGATCGGCAGGCCAGCGCCGACGGTCGCCTCGTAGCGGGCATAGCCCCCGGCGGTGAGCGAGCGGAAGGCGTCGAAGCTGGCGCACAGCGGCTTTTTATTGGCGAGCACCACGCGATAGCCCTGTTCGATCGCCGCGATCAAGCCGTCTTCCGCGCCATCCTGAGCCGTCACATCGACCAGCAGGCATGGGCTGGGCGTCAGCAGGTTGCGCCAGTCGTTCAGCGGGCCGCCTTCGGGAACATCGGCAAGCGAGCCGCCGGACTGTTTCGTTGCGAGCGCCTGCAACAGCACTGCCGGTGGAATGCGCTCATCGGCAATGATCGCGCCCTGACGATCGGCCAGACCGACGAACGCGAACCGAAAGCCGTATTGACCGCCCAGGTGCTCATTAAAGTGCAAGACCTGCTCGACCAGCGCCCGGCCCACGCCGCCGAGTCCTATTTGCAACACGGGTATTCGACGCATCTTATGCTTCCTTTTGCTCCAACATTAGCAGCCGCCGAGCTGCTTGCAGCACATCCGCGACCTCGACATTGCGCATACACTGCATCGCGCAGGGACAATCCGGCACGGCAGCACCCTCATAAAAACATGGGCTTTCGTAGGTCGGACGCCAGACATACGCCGCGCGCTGACCGTACGGCCCGTAGATCTGCGGATCGCTTGGGCCGAAGACCGCCACAACCGGCGCTCCGACCGCCGTTGCAAGATGCATCATGCCGGTATCATGGCCCATGAATAGATCGGATCGACCGAGCAGCGCGCCTAGCTCGCCCCAATCCCACCGCCGAACCAGTGGAATAGCAGGCTCGCGCATGGCCGCGATCACCGTCGCGACCGCCTCTTGATCGCCCGGCCCGCCGACAACAAGCACACACGCGCTATAGACTCTGATCAGCTCATCAGCGACGGTTGCCCAGCGCTCCGGCAGCCAGCGCTTGCGCGGCAGCGTCATGCCCGGATTCTGCCCGCCGCCGGGATGCAGCACCACAAGCGGCCCGTCAGTAGCCCGGTACCGGGCGACGATCGCCGCAGCCGCTTGCTCCGCCTCCGCGCCGGGGAAGAAGAACAGCCGACGTGGCGGCTTTGGCAGACCAGCGGCAGCCGCAAGCTGGCTATACAGATCGGCCTCGTGGATCACGAGCGACGAGACAGGTACGCGATGGGTATAGGCAAAGCCGCGTCCGGCACTATCCAGCCCAACTCGCACCGGGCTGCGGCTGAGCCAGGCCAGCAGCGTCAGCATCGGCGAGCGATCGGGCACGAAGATCAGATCGATCCGCAGCCGGTGCAACACGCGCGCCGTCGCAAGCAGCGAACCGGGCGTCCAGCGCTCCGGCAGGATTAACGTCTCGTCGATATGCTGGCTGGTGGCGACCATCGGGCTGGCCCAGGTGCCGACCGCGTAGATCAGGTGCGCGCCGGGATAGGCGCTACGGATCGCCGCGACAAGCGGCGTTGTCAGGAGCACATCGCCGAGGCAGCACGGCTTGAGGATCAGGATCGAGCGCGGCGCGGCGGGTAGAGGCGGCTGCTTCTGCCGAAACCACAGCCGCAGCAGACGGGTCAGCAGCGTGATCAGGCTCGTGCGCACGGCTACTCCGGGCGAGCGGCGAGCGCGAAGGTGAACTCGCCCTCCGTCACCACCACGCCGTCGACGGTTGCCACGCCCTTGCCTTTGCCGATCGGCCCTTTGATCTTGTCGAGCGACACCTCCAGCCGCAGGCTATCGCCGGGCGTTACCGGCTTGCGGAAGCGAGCGCCATCGATCCGGGCAAACATCGCGATCTTGCCCTTATTCTGCGGCTGGCTCAAGATCGCGACCGCGCCCACCTGCGCCAGCGCCTCGATCTGCAACACGCCGGGCATAACAGGCTGTCCCGGAAAATGCCCCTGAAAAAAAGGCTCGTTCATCGTCACCTGCTTCAGGCCAACCGCTCGCTTGCCCTCTTCAAGCTCCAGAATGCGGTCGATCAGCAGAAACGGCGGACGGTGGGGAATAATCTCCATAATTTGTTCGATCGTCAGCATAGATGCTCCTCAAAGAACAACGGAACAAGGGAACAAGAGAGTAACGAATTTAAGCCGTTGTTCTTTTGTTTCTTTGCTCTATATTTGCCGCCCGATTATAGCATCATGTTCCTATGCTAGAATACGTGCGGCATGTCGGCCTTTAGCAATCACAGGGATCTATGCGGATCGCCATCAGCGGGATGTTCTGGACGGAGCCACACGTCGGCAGCGGCCAATACCTGCACAACCTGATCGAACAATTCTCGGCTCAGCCCCACGGGCACCGTTTCATCCTCGTTATACCGCGCTACCGTCTTTCGCAGAAGCCCTCGCTGCCGCATATCCAGACCGTGCTGATGCCGACGCCGTTCGATGGCCGCAACGAAAACCTGGCAAAAGTCTGGTTCGAGCAGATCGCGATTGGTCAGGTCTGCCGCAAGCTGCGCGTCGATCTGGTGCATGTGCCCTACTTCGGCTCGCCGCGCTTCCCGCGCGTGCCAACAGTCGTCACGGTCCACGATCTTATTCCCGTGCTCGTGCCGGGTAATCGCGGCGGTCGTGCCGTTCAACTCTACATGCGTCTGGCCGCCAGCAGCGCCCGGCGGGCGTCGACGATCATCGCCGACTCGCGGCACACCAAGCAGGACGTTGTCGACCACCTGCGCATCGCCGCCGATCGGGTCGTGGTGACACATCTGGCCGCCGCGCCGACGCTTCAGCCGCAGCCCGCCGAGACGATTGCCGAGGTAGCCCGGCGCTTTCGGCTGAACGATCCCTATGTGCTGTATATCGGCGGCTTTCAGGCGCACAAAAACGTTGCCACCGCGATCCGCGCATTTGCGCGTACCCGGCGAATGCTGGATCATCGGGTGGTGCTGGCGATTGCGGGGCGGCTGCCGACGAGCCAATCGGCGCTCTTCCCCGACATCCACCGGGTGATTTTAGAGGAAAAGATCGCCGCCGATGTCGCGCTGCTGGGGCCGGTGAGCGACGCGGAGAAAGCGGCGCTGATGAGCGGCTGCCAGGCATTCCTGTTCCCATCGCGCTACGAGGGCTTTGGCCTGCCGCCGCTAGAGGCGATGCAGTGCGGCGCTCCCGTGCTGGCCTCCGCCACTACCAGCGTCGGCGAGGTCGTGGGGGATGGCGGCGTGCCACTCTCGCCCGAAGACGTGGACGGCTGGGCCAGCGCGCTGGCGCGAGTCCTGCGTGATGCGGACTGGCGGGCGGAGCTTGCCGAGCGCGGCTTGCGGCGCGCGGGCCAGTTCAACTGGCAAACAACCGCCGAGCAAACGCTGGCGATCTACGAGCGGCATGCGCGCCGCTGATCAACATGGAACGCTTGCTGGTGACAATTTTTAGCTCTTTTGGGACGAATTAGGTGCGATGAAGATCTTGATGCTTTCAAAAGCGCTGGTCGTAGGAACCTACCAGCGCAAGGCCGAAGAGCTGGCGCTGCTGCCGGATGTCGAGCTCACGGTCGCGGTGCCGCCCGTGTGGCAGGAGCCGGGCGTCGGGCCGGTGCCGCTTGAGCGCCGCTACACCGCAGGCTACCAACTCGCCGTGCTGCCGATGTGGCTCAACGGCCACTTTCACCTGCACTTCTACCCCGGCCTGCGGCGGCTGGTCGAGCTGATCCAGCCCGATATTTTTCATATCGATGAAGAGTCGTTCAACTTCGCGACGTTTCAGGCGATGCAGCTTGGCGTGCAGCATCGCGCGAAATGCTGCTTCTACAACTGGGCCAACATCGATCGGCGCTACCCGCCGCCCTTCTCGACCTTCGAGCGCTACACGCTGAAGCATGCCGCCGCCGCGATTGCGGGCAACCACGAGGCGGCGCTGATCATCGAGCGGCACGGCTACGAGGGGCCGATCCATGTCCTGCCACAGTTCGGCGTCGATCCTGAGCTGTTTCATCCCATCGACCAGCCGCTGCCCACCGAGCCGTTTCGGATCGGGTACTTCGGTCGGATGGTGGAGAGCAAAGGCGTGCTCGATCTGATCGAGGCGCTGGCGCTGCTGCCGGATTTCGTCCATCTGCTGCTGATCGGCGACGGCGAGCTGCTGCCCCGGATCGCGGTGCGTGTCGCGGAACTGGACATGCAGCATCGTGTGGCGATTCGGCCCCGCGTTCCATCAGGCGACGTGCCCGCCGAGATGCGCCGCCTGCACGCCTTTGTGCTGCCGTCGCACACGACGGCGCGCTGGAAAGAACAGTTTGGCCGGGTCCTGATCGAGGCGATGGCATCGGGCGTGCCGACCATAGGCTCCGACAGCGGCGAGATTCCGCATGTGATCGGCGAGGCGGGGCTGATCTTTCGCGAGGGCGACGCGACGGCGCTGGCCGCGCAGATCAGGCGTCTGGTCGAGCAGCCGCGTCTGCGCGAGGAGCTGGCGCGGAAAGGCCGCCAGCGCGCGCTCGACCACTACACGCAGCGGGCGCTGGCGCGGCGCTACTACGAGGTGTACCGCCAGATGCTTGAGACAGTCTAAGCACACTCCGGTCGATCGCAGATCCAGAAACACCAATACACATGTATCGCGGCGCAGAGCTAGTGCGGCGTCAGCAATTGACCGACCGCCGTCAGGTAGACGTTGATCAGCTCGGCATCGGCGTTAGCCTGACCGCGCAGCTCTAGCGCCTGCTCAAGATGATGGATAATGCGGTAGATGCGCCGACGGATGCGCAGGTCGTGCGGCGGCGGTCGCCGCTCTCTGTAGCCATACATAAAGGCGTCGGGCAGGGGATAGTTCGCGATCGGCGCGCTCCACAGCGGCGCAAACTCCCAGACCGGATCGGCGGTGATCGCCGCATCCCAGCCGACGATCGCGGCGACATGCCAGCGCGCGCCGTCCTGACGCAGCACGACGTTCCACAGCCCCAGATCGGTATGCGTCAGCACCGGCTGATCCGCCGCGCACAAGATCGAATCGCTGTCGTTGATCGTCGTCACAAACGCATCCAGAACGCGCGGCGGCAGCAGATCGAGCCTTGCGGCCCGCTCATAGGCCCGGCAGGTCTTCTGCATCACAATATCGATCCAGTACGCCGAGCGCACGCCGTGCTCGTCGGTGCTGAGATCGCCGTACACCGACCACGGCAGCAGATGCAGCGAGCCGCAGATCCGCCCAAGCTCCTCCGAGATCTGCTCGCGCTGCACCGAGTCGAGATGGGGCCAGACGGTACTGCCGATCACGCCTCGGATCTGTTCGAGCACCAGCACATCACAGTCGACTAGATCGCGCTGCGTGTCGAGCGCCAGCACTCTGGGACAGGGCACATCGGTTCCGCGATGCAGCCGCCGGTAGATCAGCGCCTCCTTGAGCAGCAGCGAGCGCCGCGCTGCGTCGGGCTGACAGCGCACGACCAACGTCTGATTGACCAGCAGCGACGTTGTCTGCTCGTCGTAGGCCACAGATTCGAGCGCCCCCAGCCCGTGGCGCTCCAGCAGCGCCGCCAGCCCTGCGTGGGTCACGCCCGGCACGATCATCTCTTGGTCTTTCATACCACGCCTGCGCTTCGCCATGCCGCAATCTCATCTGATGTATAGCCGGATTCCAGCAAAATAGCCTCGGTATGCTGCCCCAGCAACGGCGGCGGCAGCCGAATCTCGCTCGACATGTCCGCTACTTCAAAAGGCATACCAGGGAGATCGATTATTCCGGCGGTGGGATGTGCAACCGGCACGCGCAGCCGCTGCTGCCGAACCTGCGGATCGTCAAAGACCTGCGGCAATGTGTTGACGGCGCTGGCCGGAACCCTGGCCGCTGCGAGCGCCGATAGCCAGTCGGCGGCAGGACGCATCTTGAAGATCGCTTGCAGCAGCGGGATCAGCAGGTCGCGGTTCGTCACGCGCTGTGGATTGGTTGCGAAACGGGCATCGACCGACCACTCCTCGTGTCCGAGCACCGAGCAGCAGCGCCGCCACTGCTCATCGTTGCCGACGGCGAGCACCAGAGGCCGGTCGCTGGCCTCGAAGAGCTGATACGGCACGATCGTCGCGTGGGCGTTGCCCCAGCGTCGCGGCTCGATGCCCGTCGCCAGGTAGCCGCTGCCGACATTGATCAGCCCGGAAACTGCCGAGCGCAGCAGCGAACAGTCCACGCGCTGGCCCTGGCCGCTCGTCTCAGCGGCGCGCAGCGCGGCGATCGTAGCCGTCGCGGCGTACAGCCCGGTCAGCACGTCCACCAGCGCAACGCCGACCTTGATCGGCTGGCCTTCTGGCTCGCCGGTGATGCTCATCCAGCCGCTCTCAGCTTGCAGCAAAAAATCGTAGCCGGGCTGGTGCGCCTTCGGTCCGTCCGCGCCATAGGCGGTGATCGCCGTGTGAACCAGGCGCGAATTGATCGCGCGGAGCCTGGGCTCGTCGAAGCCCCAGCGCTCCAGCGTCCCGACCTTGTAGTTCTCCACCAGAATCGCGCTGCGCTCCACCAGCCGCTCGAAAATCGCGCGGCCCTCCGAGCGAGCCAGGTCGAGCGTCAGGCTGCGCTTATTGCGGTTGGCAGACCAAAAATAGGGACTCTCGCCGCCGACAAACGGCGGCCCCCAGGATCGCGTTTCGTCGCCGCGACCGGGCTGTTCGACTTTGATAATATCCGCGCCGAGATCGCCGAGCAGCATCGTGCAGTACGGCCCCGCCAGAACGCGCGTACAGTCCAGCACCGTAATGCCGGCTAGAGGTTGCATACCGTCCGCTCCACCTTTGGGCGAAGAGCAAAAGAACAAGATCACAAGAGCACAACGGCCTGGGTTCGTTCTTTCCTTGTTCCCTTGTGCGCCCAGCGGGCACCCGATTCGCTTGTTCCTGTACTCCGCGCCTACATCTCATCGGCCCGCGCCAGCGCGAAACCGGAGCCGTTATCGATCGACGGCGGTAGCACCGACTCGATCGCCGAGCGCAGATCCTTGTATGTCCGTAGATGCCGGAGGTCGATCCCTTGCGTGATGATCACCTGGGCCATGGGCGCTGTAATACCCGCCATCAGCACGCGCGCGCCAAGGAGCTCTGTGGCCTGGACAGCTTGCAGCAGCAATTGAATCACGTGTGTGTCCACCGTTGCAATCCCCGTAACATCCAGGATCGCAACCCTGGCTTTTTGCTCCGCCACGCCGTGCAAGAGTGTGCGCATAATATCATCAGCGCGTCTGGTGTCAATATGACCGACGATCGGCAGCACGACAAGGCCCTTCAGCACCGGCAGGAGCGGCGTCGATAGCTGCTGAATCGTCTCGAAGAGCTGCTGCTGGCGCTCGTTCGATTGCTGAAGCGCGCTGTTCTTCGCCTCAAGATCGCCGGTGCGCTGCTGGATCGTCGCGGCCATCGCGTTGAACGCGACCGACATCCGGCCAACTTCATCGCGCGATGGCGCAACCTCACAGCGCGCCGTCATGTTGCCATGCGCCATCTCAGTCGCCGCCTGCGCCACCAGACGCACGCGCCGCGCAATGTTGTTGGAGATGACGACCGATGCTCCCAGGCCGACCAGGAGCGCCACCAGCGCGCTGCCGAACAGCGTCGCGATCAACTGGCTCGCCGCGCGCTTTGCTTCCTGATCCCGCTGCTGAAGCAGACCCGACTCGACGATGCGAAAATTGGAGATCTCCTGGCGAACCTCGTCGAACAGCGCTTTGTCCAGGCCAGAGGTGATAAAACCTTCGATCTGGTTACTCGGTGCCTGGCCTGCCGTCACCTGCTCGCGCATTCTGATCCCGCGCTGAAGGATATTGGTATTCCAATCTTGCACGGCTTGATCGATGCGCTTGAGGCGCTCCACCTGCGATGGATTATCGCTGACCAGCATCAGCAGACGCCTGTGATAGCTGCTATAGGCTTCGTAGCCGCTGGTGTAGGGCTGGAGAAACGGATTCCTTCCATTGATCAGAAAGCCGCGAAATCCGCTTTGCATGCTGACGAGTTGCAGCAGCATCGCATCGGTGCTGCCGATGACATCGACGGTCTGCGCGACCAACTGCTGGCGCTGCTCGGTTCTCGCGATCTCACGGTAGACCACCGCCGCCATGACTACGATGATGATTAAGAGGATCGACGAAACCAGCAAGACTTGCGTACGAATACTGACGTTGTTAAAACGATCCATAATTGTTGCTCTGGATAAGGCTAAACAGCAGGTTGGGGGGAATCCCTATGTTCAACGATGTCCCGGCCTGTCACATCAGTATCGCTTGCTTTGAGCGAGTTGCAATAGTGCAAACGTCAAGGCGCAGAGCGAACGGTTGCCCTTCGTCGGCTAGGACTTGCCCGATCGGGAGCATCAGGCAAGCTGGATCGACGCTTCGGTCGGCAGCGCAGAATCGAGGAAGGAACGAAAGAACTAAGAACCAAGAACCGGGTGCCAGACCGGGTGCCATGCCCAAAGGGCACCCGACATGGTACCCCGGCACGGCACCCGGCGCACAGAACGAGAACCAAGAACCAGGAACTTGAAACTTGAAACTTGAAACTCGGCCAGGCTATGCTTGCAGATCGCGGAAGGCTTGCGTCACCAGATTGCGGGCTAAGGCAAGCTTATAGCGGTTGTGCGCTAGCGGCTGCGCGCGAGCAACTGCCGCCGCTCCGGCGCGTCGCAGGAGATCCTCGGTCAGCGTCTGCCCTTCGAGCAGCGCCTCGGCCTCGGTAGCGCGGATCGGCGTGTTGGCAACGCCGCCCAGCACAATCCGCACCTGCTCGGCTCGGCCATCGACGATCTCGGCCACGGCGGCGACGCTGACGAGCGCGTAGGCCCACGCGGCGCGATCCATCGCTTTAAGATAGACGCTCCGGCCACGCGGTGCCGGAAGCACGACCTCCACGATCAACTCGTCCGGCTCCAGGGTATGCATCGCGCGCCGCTCATCCGTCGGTGGCTGTAAGAACTCGGCGACCGAGATGGTCTGCTCGCGCCGGGGACCGACGATCCGCAGGCTGGCATCGAGCGCCATGAGCGCGGCGGGCGGATCGGATGGATAGACCGCAACACACGGCGATTGCTCGACGATCGCATGGTACTCGTTCCGTCCCTCGCGGGCAAAGCAGGTATCGCCGCCTTTGAGCCAGCACTGGAAATCGCCCCGATAATACCAGCAGCGCGCCTGCTGAAGCAGGTTGCCGCCGAGCGTAGCCATAGTGCGCAACTGCGGCGATGCGGACTCGCCCGCCGCCCGCGCCAGCGCGGGGTAGTCCTGCGCCACGTCGGGATGGCGATCCAGATCGTCCAGCGTCGTCAGCGCGCCGATCCGCAGGCCATCGTCGTCGCGGCGAATATAGCGCAGCTCGGCTGCCCGCTTGAGATTCAGTAACCGCTCCGGCGCGGCGATGCCCTCCTTCATCAGCGGCAGCAGGTCGGTACCACCGGCGATCGGGCGGCTCGTCGCGCTCAGCAGCGGGATCACCTCGTCCACGTTTGCGACATCAATATGTATAAACGGATGCATACCTTCTCCAGTTCGGCGGCTCATCGGCGCGCACACGCTCGATCACAGGAGCCATGCAGCGGCCTGAACCGGCCTGCGGCAGAGTCATCGCTTGCTGCCGCAGGCGCGGATCCAGCGCATGGGCGCTACAGCAACGAGCCGCTCACATGATATTCCACCAGCGGCGGCCCCTGGCACACACGCTCTCGCGTTTGCGCGGGCGTCGTGCCCCAGGGCATAAATTCCTGAATCATCCAGGTAACGCCAACTTCGGCATACATCTGCACGACCTCAGCGCACTTCGCCGGGTCGTCGGCGGGGAAGTCGTAGCTCACCACCATATCGAACGGCGCTGCGGTCGTGCGATGCCGACCAATGTACTCGACGATGGTATGCGCGGTATCCGGCGACATCTGAAACACCTTCAGCTCGCCGTCGATTACCTCGACCTCGACCGGATACGCGCCGTCCCAGCGAGCGGCGCGGCGCATCGGCGCTTTGTTGGGCCACCACCCGGCGACCCAGATCGGAATGTGCGGCTGGATCGGCTTGAGCGCCAGGGCCGTCTCCTGGATCTGGTAGTACTGCCCGCTGTACTGAAACGGCTGTCCGCTGCACAGCCCGGCAACCACCTCCAGCGCCTCGTCAAGCTTACCCGCCCGGATCTTCGCGTCGCTCTCCTCGCCAAACACCTCGAACTCGGACTCCACGGGCGCTCCCAGGCCAACGCCCAGAGTCGTCCGCCCGCCCGACAGCCGATCGAGCGTGATCAGCTCGCGCGCGACCTTGGATGGATTGCGGCGGGCAAGCGGCGTCACCATCGGCCCGATCTTGACTCGCTCGGTGCTCAGCGCAATCGCCGCCAGCGCAATCCAGGGATCGGTCGCGGGCAACGGCGGGACAATCGAAACCAGCATATGATCCCAGACAAAGACTCCGTCCCAGCCCGCTGCCTCGGCATCATGGGCGATCTCGGCCAAGATCTGCGGGTCGCTGTACTCTCCGACGTTCGGCAGGTTGATCGCGTAGCGCATACGTTGTTCCTCCATCAGGTGGGTTGAAACGATCGCCGACGTAGATCCACCTCGTCTGAGTACGCAACCACAGAACACTGGAGCACAGCCCCACGACTGGTTCTACGCCCGCTCCAGCGCTTCCAGAACGCGCGCGGGCGTGATCGGAAGTTCGGTAACGTGTACGTCGAGCGCATTCGCGACGGCATTGGCTATCGCCGCCGCTGTCGGGATGATCCCAGGCTCGCCCGCGCCTTTCGCGCCGGTCGAGTTGGCCTTTGTGTCTGGAATGTCGATCAGCAGGTTTTCGATCTGAGGTACATCGGCAACTGTAGGAATTTTGTACCATTCCAGGTTCGGGTTGAGTACAGTACCAAACTGTGGATCGACGATGCGCTCTTCGGTAAGGGCGAACCCAAGCCCTTGGATGATCCCGCCGTAGATTTGCGAGTTAAAGGTCTGCGGGTTGATGA is part of the Herpetosiphonaceae bacterium genome and harbors:
- a CDS encoding CoA transferase encodes the protein MQPLAGITVLDCTRVLAGPYCTMLLGDLGADIIKVEQPGRGDETRSWGPPFVGGESPYFWSANRNKRSLTLDLARSEGRAIFERLVERSAILVENYKVGTLERWGFDEPRLRAINSRLVHTAITAYGADGPKAHQPGYDFLLQAESGWMSITGEPEGQPIKVGVALVDVLTGLYAATATIAALRAAETSGQGQRVDCSLLRSAVSGLINVGSGYLATGIEPRRWGNAHATIVPYQLFEASDRPLVLAVGNDEQWRRCCSVLGHEEWSVDARFATNPQRVTNRDLLIPLLQAIFKMRPAADWLSALAAARVPASAVNTLPQVFDDPQVRQQRLRVPVAHPTAGIIDLPGMPFEVADMSSEIRLPPPLLGQHTEAILLESGYTSDEIAAWRSAGVV
- a CDS encoding LLM class flavin-dependent oxidoreductase, whose protein sequence is MRYAINLPNVGEYSDPQILAEIAHDAEAAGWDGVFVWDHMLVSIVPPLPATDPWIALAAIALSTERVKIGPMVTPLARRNPSKVARELITLDRLSGGRTTLGVGLGAPVESEFEVFGEESDAKIRAGKLDEALEVVAGLCSGQPFQYSGQYYQIQETALALKPIQPHIPIWVAGWWPNKAPMRRAARWDGAYPVEVEVIDGELKVFQMSPDTAHTIVEYIGRHRTTAAPFDMVVSYDFPADDPAKCAEVVQMYAEVGVTWMIQEFMPWGTTPAQTRERVCQGPPLVEYHVSGSLL
- a CDS encoding phosphotransferase encodes the protein MKDQEMIVPGVTHAGLAALLERHGLGALESVAYDEQTTSLLVNQTLVVRCQPDAARRSLLLKEALIYRRLHRGTDVPCPRVLALDTQRDLVDCDVLVLEQIRGVIGSTVWPHLDSVQREQISEELGRICGSLHLLPWSVYGDLSTDEHGVRSAYWIDIVMQKTCRAYERAARLDLLPPRVLDAFVTTINDSDSILCAADQPVLTHTDLGLWNVVLRQDGARWHVAAIVGWDAAITADPVWEFAPLWSAPIANYPLPDAFMYGYRERRPPPHDLRIRRRIYRIIHHLEQALELRGQANADAELINVYLTAVGQLLTPH
- the fabZ gene encoding 3-hydroxyacyl-ACP dehydratase FabZ, with protein sequence MLTIEQIMEIIPHRPPFLLIDRILELEEGKRAVGLKQVTMNEPFFQGHFPGQPVMPGVLQIEALAQVGAVAILSQPQNKGKIAMFARIDGARFRKPVTPGDSLRLEVSLDKIKGPIGKGKGVATVDGVVVTEGEFTFALAARPE
- a CDS encoding glycosyltransferase family 1 protein yields the protein MRIAISGMFWTEPHVGSGQYLHNLIEQFSAQPHGHRFILVIPRYRLSQKPSLPHIQTVLMPTPFDGRNENLAKVWFEQIAIGQVCRKLRVDLVHVPYFGSPRFPRVPTVVTVHDLIPVLVPGNRGGRAVQLYMRLAASSARRASTIIADSRHTKQDVVDHLRIAADRVVVTHLAAAPTLQPQPAETIAEVARRFRLNDPYVLYIGGFQAHKNVATAIRAFARTRRMLDHRVVLAIAGRLPTSQSALFPDIHRVILEEKIAADVALLGPVSDAEKAALMSGCQAFLFPSRYEGFGLPPLEAMQCGAPVLASATTSVGEVVGDGGVPLSPEDVDGWASALARVLRDADWRAELAERGLRRAGQFNWQTTAEQTLAIYERHARR
- a CDS encoding xanthine dehydrogenase family protein subunit M; the encoded protein is MHPFIHIDVANVDEVIPLLSATSRPIAGGTDLLPLMKEGIAAPERLLNLKRAAELRYIRRDDDGLRIGALTTLDDLDRHPDVAQDYPALARAAGESASPQLRTMATLGGNLLQQARCWYYRGDFQCWLKGGDTCFAREGRNEYHAIVEQSPCVAVYPSDPPAALMALDASLRIVGPRREQTISVAEFLQPPTDERRAMHTLEPDELIVEVVLPAPRGRSVYLKAMDRAAWAYALVSVAAVAEIVDGRAEQVRIVLGGVANTPIRATEAEALLEGQTLTEDLLRRAGAAAVARAQPLAHNRYKLALARNLVTQAFRDLQA
- a CDS encoding glycosyltransferase family 9 protein, with the translated sequence MRTSLITLLTRLLRLWFRQKQPPLPAAPRSILILKPCCLGDVLLTTPLVAAIRSAYPGAHLIYAVGTWASPMVATSQHIDETLILPERWTPGSLLATARVLHRLRIDLIFVPDRSPMLTLLAWLSRSPVRVGLDSAGRGFAYTHRVPVSSLVIHEADLYSQLAAAAGLPKPPRRLFFFPGAEAEQAAAAIVARYRATDGPLVVLHPGGGQNPGMTLPRKRWLPERWATVADELIRVYSACVLVVGGPGDQEAVATVIAAMREPAIPLVRRWDWGELGALLGRSDLFMGHDTGMMHLATAVGAPVVAVFGPSDPQIYGPYGQRAAYVWRPTYESPCFYEGAAVPDCPCAMQCMRNVEVADVLQAARRLLMLEQKEA
- a CDS encoding CHASE3 domain-containing protein, with the translated sequence MDRFNNVSIRTQVLLVSSILLIIIVVMAAVVYREIARTEQRQQLVAQTVDVIGSTDAMLLQLVSMQSGFRGFLINGRNPFLQPYTSGYEAYSSYHRRLLMLVSDNPSQVERLKRIDQAVQDWNTNILQRGIRMREQVTAGQAPSNQIEGFITSGLDKALFDEVRQEISNFRIVESGLLQQRDQEAKRAASQLIATLFGSALVALLVGLGASVVISNNIARRVRLVAQAATEMAHGNMTARCEVAPSRDEVGRMSVAFNAMAATIQQRTGDLEAKNSALQQSNERQQQLFETIQQLSTPLLPVLKGLVVLPIVGHIDTRRADDIMRTLLHGVAEQKARVAILDVTGIATVDTHVIQLLLQAVQATELLGARVLMAGITAPMAQVIITQGIDLRHLRTYKDLRSAIESVLPPSIDNGSGFALARADEM
- a CDS encoding glycosyltransferase is translated as MKILMLSKALVVGTYQRKAEELALLPDVELTVAVPPVWQEPGVGPVPLERRYTAGYQLAVLPMWLNGHFHLHFYPGLRRLVELIQPDIFHIDEESFNFATFQAMQLGVQHRAKCCFYNWANIDRRYPPPFSTFERYTLKHAAAAIAGNHEAALIIERHGYEGPIHVLPQFGVDPELFHPIDQPLPTEPFRIGYFGRMVESKGVLDLIEALALLPDFVHLLLIGDGELLPRIAVRVAELDMQHRVAIRPRVPSGDVPAEMRRLHAFVLPSHTTARWKEQFGRVLIEAMASGVPTIGSDSGEIPHVIGEAGLIFREGDATALAAQIRRLVEQPRLREELARKGRQRALDHYTQRALARRYYEVYRQMLETV